One Dokdonia sp. Dokd-P16 genomic window carries:
- a CDS encoding alginate lyase family protein has translation MKLISRNTALVVGITLSTLFISCDDEVTNQDTSVATASGANPNVVLTATEVNDIRAKLGSVPLFDSSLAAAKQEVDAAMEKGIQVPIPKDMAGGYTHTQHKLNYTILHKAGVIFQLTGEEKYAQYTRDVLMKYAEMYPSLPRHPQERSYSRGKIFWQCLNDANWLVHMSQAYDAIRGWIPEEDREILDTKLFRPFADFLSVETPQFFNRIHNHSTWGTVAVGMIGLVMDDDELVDRALYGIKNDSISATAMDNDGGLIKAEGQKTGFLANLDEPFSPDGYYTEGPYYQRYAMYPFLAFAKALETKKPALKIFEYNGGVLIKAVDALLNLTDEDGEFFPLNDGQKGMSYNTSSLVSAVDIAYYYGNQDARLLSVAQQQGQVELDITGLAVAQAIEAGKAIPFTKESVLLHDGPKGNQGGVAILRANYESGTTALVMKNASHGLSHGHFDKLSYSLYEDGEEILQDYGLARYVNVEQKNGGGYLKENTTWAKQSIAHNTVVIDETSHFKGSFKESSKHHPEIIIFDTNDKNLQVVSATENNAYPGTKITRTMMMVTPEGGNKPYIIDINQIKSNRAHQIDLPIYYHGQVISTSFDLQQEGTLRPLGTANGYQHIWKEATASPKASSSQFTWLNNNRFYSVTSLSGTKDTFILGRVGANDPLFNLRRDPMLIHRKAGVKNEVYVQVIESHGTYNAVTEKAQDAYASIASLTQVDAPEGYLTIKITMQSGEEQLVVVVDNAFAKAEHSITLSNQTYTWKGNYTLKQIKN, from the coding sequence ATGAAATTAATTAGCAGAAATACGGCTCTTGTAGTTGGTATCACACTTTCGACCTTATTCATTTCTTGTGATGACGAGGTAACTAATCAAGACACATCTGTTGCTACAGCGAGTGGCGCAAACCCAAATGTGGTACTTACCGCAACTGAGGTTAATGATATTAGAGCTAAGTTAGGAAGTGTTCCTTTGTTTGATAGTTCGCTAGCTGCGGCAAAACAAGAAGTAGATGCAGCTATGGAAAAAGGGATACAAGTGCCTATCCCAAAGGATATGGCTGGAGGTTATACCCACACACAGCATAAATTAAATTATACCATACTTCATAAGGCAGGAGTGATTTTCCAGCTCACTGGAGAAGAGAAATATGCGCAATATACGAGAGATGTATTAATGAAATATGCAGAGATGTATCCTTCCTTACCGCGTCACCCACAAGAGCGATCTTATTCACGTGGGAAGATATTCTGGCAATGTCTTAATGATGCAAACTGGCTAGTGCATATGAGCCAAGCGTATGATGCAATAAGAGGATGGATACCAGAAGAAGATCGTGAAATCCTCGATACAAAGTTATTTCGTCCATTTGCAGATTTTCTGTCTGTAGAAACTCCTCAATTTTTTAACCGTATTCACAATCATAGTACTTGGGGTACTGTCGCTGTAGGTATGATAGGTTTAGTGATGGATGATGATGAGCTTGTAGACCGCGCGTTGTACGGCATTAAAAACGATAGTATTTCTGCGACCGCGATGGATAATGATGGCGGCCTCATAAAGGCGGAAGGTCAAAAAACAGGTTTTCTTGCAAATCTTGATGAACCTTTTTCACCAGATGGCTATTATACAGAAGGACCGTACTATCAGCGATATGCGATGTATCCTTTTTTAGCTTTCGCGAAAGCGTTAGAAACCAAAAAACCAGCGCTTAAAATATTTGAATATAACGGTGGAGTCTTAATAAAAGCAGTAGATGCATTACTCAACCTCACCGATGAAGATGGTGAATTTTTCCCTCTTAATGATGGTCAAAAAGGAATGTCTTACAACACTTCTTCCTTAGTATCTGCAGTGGATATTGCTTATTACTATGGAAATCAAGACGCACGTTTACTTTCGGTAGCGCAGCAGCAGGGACAAGTAGAACTTGATATTACCGGTCTTGCAGTAGCTCAGGCAATTGAGGCTGGTAAAGCAATCCCATTCACAAAGGAGTCTGTTTTACTACATGACGGTCCAAAGGGCAATCAAGGTGGTGTTGCCATTTTAAGAGCAAACTATGAGTCTGGCACGACAGCACTCGTAATGAAGAACGCGAGTCACGGGCTTAGTCATGGGCATTTTGATAAACTCTCTTATTCTCTTTACGAGGATGGGGAGGAGATATTACAGGATTATGGTCTGGCACGTTATGTAAACGTCGAGCAAAAGAATGGAGGCGGTTACTTAAAAGAAAATACGACCTGGGCAAAACAATCTATTGCTCACAATACCGTAGTAATTGATGAGACATCACATTTTAAAGGTAGTTTCAAGGAAAGCTCAAAACATCATCCTGAGATTATCATTTTTGATACAAATGATAAAAACCTACAAGTAGTAAGCGCTACAGAAAATAACGCATATCCTGGAACGAAGATCACACGTACTATGATGATGGTAACACCAGAAGGTGGTAACAAGCCATATATAATAGACATTAATCAAATAAAGAGCAATCGAGCACATCAGATAGACTTACCAATCTATTATCATGGGCAGGTTATCTCAACTAGTTTTGATTTACAGCAGGAAGGAACACTACGCCCATTAGGGACAGCAAACGGTTATCAACATATATGGAAAGAAGCAACAGCTAGTCCTAAGGCTAGTAGTAGCCAGTTTACGTGGCTCAATAATAATAGATTCTATAGTGTTACTTCACTTTCAGGGACTAAGGATACTTTCATATTAGGTCGTGTGGGTGCAAACGATCCACTGTTTAATCTACGTAGGGATCCTATGTTGATACATCGTAAAGCGGGTGTGAAAAATGAAGTGTACGTTCAGGTAATAGAATCCCATGGCACCTATAATGCGGTTACAGAAAAAGCTCAGGATGCATATGCCTCAATAGCTTCACTGACGCAGGTAGATGCTCCAGAAGGATACTTAACTATTAAAATCACTATGCAATCTGGAGAAGAGCAACTTGTGGTGGTGGTAGATAACGCTTTCGCGAAAGCGGAACATTCAATAACCCTATCAAATCAAACATACACCTGGAAAGGTAACTACACTTTAAAACAAATTAAAAACTAA
- a CDS encoding GreA/GreB family elongation factor: MECNGLILEKREYVFLKRVLNISGYVDDFETQKSLQRLSNELKSAHIVDDCDMPLNVIRFNSKVTVSSDRGWEKTLQVVAPADKDVALSKVSVLTPMGSAIFGNKEGAIINWMFPTGMQELTITKVIQDSLEHNMEVVL; the protein is encoded by the coding sequence ATGGAATGTAATGGTCTAATATTAGAAAAGAGAGAGTACGTGTTTTTAAAACGCGTACTCAATATCTCGGGATATGTAGATGATTTTGAAACGCAAAAGTCATTACAGCGGTTAAGTAATGAGCTTAAAAGTGCTCATATAGTAGATGACTGTGATATGCCTTTAAACGTAATACGCTTTAATAGCAAGGTAACAGTGTCCTCAGATCGAGGTTGGGAGAAAACGTTACAAGTAGTAGCACCTGCAGATAAGGATGTGGCATTAAGTAAGGTATCTGTGCTCACACCTATGGGGTCGGCAATATTTGGGAATAAGGAAGGTGCTATTATAAACTGGATGTTTCCTACTGGAATGCAAGAGCTCACCATAACAAAGGTCATACAAGATTCACTAGAACACAATATGGAAGTTGTTCTTTAA
- a CDS encoding chondroitinase-B domain-containing protein, whose translation MPIIPQTVSSPNELKEAIKEATPGDVINLKDGVWKDLAIKFYGEGTEENPITLKAENAGKVILEGNSSLKLGGEHLVVEGLYFKNGYTTENAIIRFKIDDEKIAYHSRVSDCVIEDFTNPDRDSKNHWIELWGQHNTFDHNYITGKTNQGPTLRVFLKGNENVNTYHQIKDNHFGPRPRKGGPRAETMQLGDSYTSMTPGYVNVEHNYFEKCNGEVEIISSKSNYNTFKNNVFFESEGSLVLRHGNYATIDGNVFIGNDASEFIGGIRVINTGHFIVNNYFYNLKGNEFRAPLAVMNGIPKSPLNRYNQVTDVVVAHNSFINTKTPWHFGVGANLSQAEVLPASEIRSARAERMIVANNLVYGDIETTEIIKNYDSITGVTFKNNILNVENKSAYQTDGLLTKEVTLSSPTEIFQSPESLETEMYNGFGFDKINEDIFGNKRASSNSVGAISGATTDASALLDVTNYGTSWFNPHPEKQAGKTVKVSTTAELTEAVVTSNDGDTIELSAGNYEINEKYAFAKAVTLQSSSSEKPVLTFSNTAKGFELQPRAKLKLKNISLKGTSTTDAFATLDKNMGQSYELWLDNVEIDGFKSVLETSKASFADTIMIKNSVIKNTQRGIQLNKEVNDKGDYNAAFVFIEDSQFENVASDVLDYYRGGYDESTIGGSLVITGNTFTKCGASDSANILLQTRGIVNVTLANNTFTNNRVKYVAVLWGEKGQEPVNNTVSNSGEIKVVQNLKLKLVY comes from the coding sequence ATGCCTATAATACCACAGACAGTTAGTTCTCCAAATGAATTAAAAGAGGCAATTAAGGAAGCAACACCAGGAGATGTAATTAATCTTAAAGATGGAGTGTGGAAAGATCTAGCTATTAAATTTTACGGAGAAGGAACCGAAGAAAATCCTATTACTCTTAAGGCAGAAAATGCAGGGAAAGTAATCTTAGAGGGAAACTCTTCACTTAAGCTAGGAGGGGAGCACCTTGTAGTAGAAGGTCTTTATTTTAAAAATGGTTATACCACAGAGAATGCTATTATACGTTTTAAGATAGATGATGAGAAGATTGCATATCACTCACGTGTATCAGATTGTGTGATAGAAGATTTTACAAACCCAGATCGTGATAGTAAAAATCACTGGATAGAATTATGGGGGCAGCACAATACATTTGATCATAATTATATTACAGGCAAAACAAATCAAGGCCCTACGCTTCGTGTATTCTTAAAAGGAAATGAAAATGTAAATACGTATCACCAGATTAAAGATAATCACTTTGGACCACGTCCTAGAAAAGGTGGGCCTCGTGCAGAGACTATGCAGCTAGGAGACAGCTATACGTCTATGACACCGGGTTATGTAAATGTAGAACACAATTATTTTGAAAAGTGTAATGGAGAAGTAGAGATTATCTCAAGTAAGTCTAATTACAATACGTTTAAAAATAATGTCTTTTTTGAGTCAGAAGGTTCGCTAGTGCTTCGTCACGGTAATTATGCGACCATAGATGGTAATGTATTTATAGGTAATGATGCCTCAGAATTTATAGGAGGGATACGAGTAATTAATACGGGTCATTTTATTGTAAATAACTACTTCTATAATTTAAAAGGAAATGAATTTCGCGCTCCTCTGGCAGTAATGAATGGTATTCCTAAGTCACCACTCAATCGTTATAATCAGGTTACAGATGTGGTAGTCGCTCACAATTCATTTATAAACACAAAGACGCCTTGGCATTTTGGAGTAGGAGCAAACCTAAGTCAGGCAGAAGTCCTTCCGGCTTCAGAAATACGCTCTGCCCGCGCAGAACGTATGATTGTGGCAAATAACTTAGTGTACGGAGATATTGAAACTACAGAAATTATCAAAAATTATGATAGCATCACTGGCGTTACTTTTAAAAATAACATCCTTAATGTAGAAAATAAAAGTGCTTATCAAACGGATGGTTTGTTAACCAAAGAAGTAACATTATCATCACCTACAGAAATCTTTCAGTCGCCAGAGTCACTAGAGACTGAGATGTACAACGGCTTTGGTTTTGATAAGATTAATGAAGATATTTTTGGTAATAAAAGGGCGTCTAGCAATAGTGTAGGTGCCATCTCAGGAGCCACTACAGATGCATCGGCGTTGCTCGACGTAACTAATTACGGGACGTCATGGTTCAACCCACATCCAGAAAAGCAAGCAGGAAAAACGGTAAAAGTTTCAACTACAGCAGAGCTTACAGAGGCTGTTGTGACAAGTAATGATGGAGATACTATCGAGCTTAGTGCTGGTAATTATGAGATTAATGAAAAGTACGCTTTCGCGAAAGCGGTAACTCTTCAATCCTCATCTTCAGAAAAACCGGTACTTACATTTAGTAACACTGCCAAAGGTTTTGAGCTACAACCAAGAGCAAAACTCAAGCTTAAAAACATTTCACTTAAAGGAACGTCAACTACTGATGCTTTTGCAACCCTTGACAAAAACATGGGGCAGTCTTATGAACTGTGGCTTGATAATGTAGAAATAGACGGATTTAAAAGTGTGCTAGAAACGAGTAAAGCATCTTTTGCAGATACCATCATGATTAAAAATAGTGTGATTAAAAACACACAACGTGGTATCCAACTCAATAAAGAAGTTAATGATAAAGGAGATTATAATGCAGCTTTTGTATTTATAGAAGATTCTCAGTTTGAAAATGTAGCTAGTGATGTGCTGGATTATTACCGCGGAGGTTATGATGAGTCTACCATAGGTGGAAGCCTTGTAATTACTGGAAATACATTTACAAAATGTGGTGCTAGTGATAGTGCTAATATCTTACTGCAGACTCGAGGTATCGTAAATGTTACCCTAGCAAATAACACGTTTACAAATAATCGTGTGAAGTATGTCGCGGTTCTTTGGGGAGAAAAAGGTCAAGAACCAGTAAATAATACAGTGTCTAACTCAGGTGAAATAAAAGTAGTTCAAAACCTGAAACTTAAACTGGTTTACTAA
- a CDS encoding heparinase II/III family protein, producing the protein MHKPQQFPLLKWCFCLFSLALCSQQLPSDKVIAVEDLGTYLKKEIKDELGDDTVEKLAAHFRSVFQERYFYDWTENDTRFEEYKSLYSAMEVSHTARAQDHLDKFDASTHWKLPFNYKNDTPINAYGLRHLARQHKMVDIAFLYRYKDKDAQYIDYFTGQLQSLNDALIAGEYETIPDGNGVYEAFRSGYRVLNWLQIHNGFLGEKAYSDKEQLTTVATLLQHASHLYENNAEFKSGNHQTRGLSALAMLAIIFSDFQDANLWYERAMSILEQHLQREINEDGFQFERTIHYHQSDIDNYFYIYQLAQKSNKKVSAIWEERLKSLFTTLTKIAFPDGSAPVLSDDTDAPWAEKNDISGTLTLGYLLFDDPEMGYFAKSTVKPKYLWNLSKEQLGALKDIKATTPQVGSYAFEDTGYYIMREGWNDQDNMLVIAAGLDADKPDHQHGDMLGIQAMANGKVVLPNYQVRYSLEDLELFKNSMVKNVALVDEELQGKQYTSNKGGSGFGKFKELPTPKVLGWNANATADVFIGSHDGFENIGVSYTRQVINVENEFWIVKDNFESKALHTYKQVWQGHYSSEHSPALLRATFDNGSGLDILQLEAIDTVVTDDKRGKEWSVVQKAATDNFSFVTVLYPFATYDKRIDEQSMASKFAGWSISTTSETQNNSTTLSKDDTKISFATSQLTIGEVIIDFSQEGDVMTQVENDRLFITLLSDKPTTVTITQGKQNISQPLAPAARLEYKIK; encoded by the coding sequence ATGCATAAGCCACAACAGTTCCCTTTATTGAAGTGGTGTTTTTGTTTATTTTCACTTGCGCTTTGTTCTCAGCAATTACCATCAGATAAGGTGATTGCTGTAGAAGACCTTGGTACTTATCTAAAAAAAGAGATTAAAGATGAACTTGGTGATGACACAGTAGAGAAGCTTGCTGCTCATTTTAGATCTGTTTTTCAAGAACGTTACTTTTACGACTGGACAGAGAATGATACTCGTTTTGAGGAGTATAAATCCTTGTATTCTGCGATGGAGGTTTCTCATACTGCTCGTGCTCAAGATCACCTTGATAAATTTGACGCCAGTACGCACTGGAAGTTACCTTTTAATTATAAAAATGATACTCCTATCAATGCATACGGTCTTAGGCACCTAGCGAGACAGCATAAAATGGTGGATATTGCCTTTCTATATCGCTACAAGGATAAAGATGCGCAATATATAGATTACTTCACTGGCCAATTACAGTCACTTAATGATGCTTTAATCGCAGGTGAATATGAAACCATTCCCGATGGAAATGGAGTCTACGAAGCTTTTAGATCTGGTTACAGAGTTCTCAATTGGCTGCAAATTCATAATGGATTTCTTGGAGAAAAAGCATATTCAGATAAAGAGCAGCTTACTACGGTAGCAACATTGTTGCAACACGCTTCACATCTTTATGAGAATAATGCCGAGTTTAAATCTGGTAATCACCAAACGAGAGGGTTGAGTGCGCTGGCTATGCTTGCCATTATTTTCAGTGATTTTCAAGATGCAAATTTATGGTATGAAAGGGCTATGAGTATTCTCGAGCAGCACTTGCAGCGCGAGATCAATGAAGATGGTTTCCAGTTTGAACGTACCATTCACTATCATCAAAGCGATATTGATAACTACTTTTATATCTATCAACTTGCTCAAAAAAGTAATAAGAAAGTAAGCGCGATCTGGGAAGAACGTTTGAAATCTCTTTTTACTACACTTACTAAAATCGCATTTCCAGACGGATCTGCGCCAGTATTATCTGATGATACAGATGCACCTTGGGCAGAGAAAAACGACATTTCTGGAACACTTACTTTGGGGTATCTTTTATTTGATGATCCTGAGATGGGATACTTTGCAAAGAGCACGGTAAAACCTAAGTATTTATGGAATTTAAGTAAGGAACAACTAGGTGCCTTAAAAGATATTAAAGCTACGACACCTCAAGTAGGCTCTTATGCTTTTGAAGATACAGGTTACTACATCATGAGGGAAGGGTGGAATGACCAAGATAATATGCTTGTTATAGCTGCCGGACTTGATGCAGATAAGCCTGACCATCAGCATGGAGATATGCTGGGTATTCAAGCAATGGCAAATGGAAAGGTGGTATTACCTAACTATCAAGTACGTTACTCGCTAGAGGACCTGGAGCTCTTCAAAAATAGTATGGTAAAGAATGTTGCGCTTGTTGATGAGGAGTTACAAGGCAAGCAATACACGTCAAATAAAGGAGGAAGCGGCTTTGGGAAATTTAAAGAACTTCCTACGCCAAAAGTTTTAGGATGGAATGCAAATGCTACAGCAGATGTGTTTATAGGTTCGCACGACGGATTTGAAAATATAGGTGTCAGTTATACTAGACAAGTGATTAACGTTGAGAATGAATTCTGGATTGTAAAAGATAATTTTGAATCAAAAGCTCTTCATACTTACAAGCAAGTATGGCAAGGTCATTATAGTAGTGAGCATAGCCCAGCGCTTCTTAGAGCAACTTTTGATAATGGAAGTGGTCTAGATATTTTACAACTAGAAGCCATAGATACGGTAGTTACAGACGATAAACGTGGTAAAGAGTGGTCTGTGGTGCAAAAAGCGGCTACAGATAACTTCAGTTTTGTTACGGTGCTTTATCCATTTGCCACCTACGATAAGAGAATAGATGAACAGAGCATGGCTAGCAAATTTGCTGGGTGGTCAATTAGCACTACTAGTGAAACTCAAAATAATAGTACCACCTTATCTAAGGATGATACTAAAATATCATTTGCTACTTCGCAATTAACAATAGGCGAAGTAATTATTGATTTTTCACAAGAGGGCGATGTGATGACGCAAGTAGAAAACGACCGTTTATTTATTACGTTATTAAGTGATAAGCCGACTACTGTTACGATTACCCAAGGAAAACAAAACATATCTCAGCCGCTAGCTCCCGCGGCTCGGCTTGAATATAAAATTAAGTAA
- a CDS encoding Glu/Leu/Phe/Val family dehydrogenase, with amino-acid sequence MEVATIDKKSTKVPVRGMMDNVMEQFNCAADHIELHPSIRKILSITNNEIVVHFPVKMDNGDVEIFTGYRVQHNNALGPYKGGLRYHPTVDIDAARALAMWMTWKTSLAGLPYGGGKGGIQLDPSKYSQTELERITRRFTFALADNIGPEHDIPAPDVNTNSQTMAWMADTYMSTRPPAERTANQHVVTGKPDGSGGLEGRDRATGYGVYLTIKYWAERNEESLDNKKFIVQGFGNVGYWAAHFLEQEGAKLVAVQDAFGTIENKEGINVEDLFNYSKVNNGSIVDFPESTMLSQDDFYATDCDICIPAALGNQITKENAPTIKARLIAEGANGPTNGDGERILLDRGVTIIPDILCNSGGVIGSYFEWLQNRNGELWQLDEVMVKLEKKMRESFNKVHAYAQSESMDMRTAAYCIAIKRIEKAYIQRGIFP; translated from the coding sequence GTGCTGCAGATCATATTGAACTTCACCCTAGCATTAGAAAAATCTTGAGTATCACAAACAATGAGATTGTGGTTCATTTTCCTGTAAAAATGGATAATGGAGATGTTGAGATTTTTACAGGATATAGAGTGCAGCACAATAATGCCTTAGGACCTTATAAAGGTGGTTTACGCTATCACCCTACGGTAGATATTGATGCAGCAAGAGCTCTTGCTATGTGGATGACCTGGAAAACATCACTTGCAGGTCTTCCTTATGGTGGTGGTAAAGGTGGAATCCAGCTAGATCCTTCAAAATATTCGCAAACAGAATTAGAGCGTATTACGCGCAGATTTACGTTTGCTCTTGCAGATAATATAGGTCCAGAGCATGATATCCCTGCACCAGATGTAAATACAAATAGCCAGACCATGGCATGGATGGCAGATACGTATATGAGTACGCGCCCTCCTGCAGAGCGCACCGCAAACCAGCATGTAGTTACGGGAAAGCCAGATGGTAGTGGAGGTCTAGAAGGCCGTGATCGTGCAACGGGTTACGGTGTATATCTCACAATAAAGTACTGGGCAGAGCGCAACGAGGAGTCATTAGACAACAAGAAGTTTATTGTACAAGGTTTTGGTAACGTAGGTTACTGGGCTGCACATTTTCTAGAGCAAGAAGGCGCAAAGCTAGTAGCGGTTCAAGATGCTTTTGGCACGATTGAAAATAAAGAAGGGATTAACGTAGAGGATCTCTTTAATTATAGCAAGGTAAATAATGGAAGCATTGTGGACTTTCCTGAGTCTACTATGTTATCACAAGATGATTTTTATGCAACAGATTGTGATATCTGTATTCCTGCAGCTTTAGGAAATCAAATTACTAAAGAAAATGCGCCTACTATAAAAGCAAGACTCATTGCCGAAGGTGCAAACGGACCTACTAACGGTGACGGTGAGCGTATACTTTTAGATAGAGGTGTAACTATTATCCCTGATATTCTATGTAATTCTGGAGGAGTTATAGGAAGTTATTTTGAGTGGTTACAAAACCGTAATGGAGAGTTATGGCAACTGGATGAGGTGATGGTTAAGCTAGAGAAAAAAATGAGAGAATCATTTAATAAAGTTCACGCCTATGCTCAAAGTGAGTCTATGGATATGAGAACGGCAGCTTATTGTATTGCCATCAAGAGAATAGAAAAGGCTTACATACAACGAGGGATTTTTCCTTGA
- a CDS encoding cupin domain-containing protein: protein MKSFGASKEFIEGNDIEWEVVGEGVKRKIMGYDDKIMLVKVHFEKGGIGPMHEHYHSQVTYVESGSFDVTINGKTKTLTGGDSFYIPPHELHGAICTEAGVLIDVFSPIREDFME from the coding sequence ATGAAATCATTTGGAGCAAGTAAAGAATTTATTGAAGGCAACGACATTGAGTGGGAAGTTGTAGGAGAAGGAGTAAAGCGAAAAATAATGGGCTATGATGACAAGATCATGCTTGTAAAAGTTCACTTTGAAAAAGGCGGAATAGGACCTATGCATGAGCATTATCACTCACAAGTAACATATGTAGAAAGTGGATCTTTTGATGTGACTATAAACGGTAAGACTAAAACATTAACTGGAGGTGATTCTTTTTACATACCACCACATGAGTTACATGGAGCAATTTGTACTGAAGCAGGGGTGTTAATTGACGTATTCTCGCCAATAAGAGAAGATTTTATGGAATAG